The following is a genomic window from Thalassophryne amazonica chromosome 14, fThaAma1.1, whole genome shotgun sequence.
ACCCTCACACTCTAATACATTGCAGCCttctttagttatgtccacttgctacctctctttaacataaagagctcttacaacttGAGTTCAACATCCTAAAACTTaagaaccataaaactctcaaaattaaaatttttatacattaatactgggaggtcaaagatcTGCCTGCCAAAACATCAAGCATTTCTGACGAtgtataaatgcctttttttttttttactgaattttggggtTCAATTAGGAAATttaacagaagccctgaaatgctcacagcgccccctagaaataaGACGGACTGCCAGTCAAAAATcatcttacagttgtgtcccttaaCCTTATACACAATTTACTTGTTTTACATAAAAAGTAAAttcagtcccttcggctgctcccttgttttcactcagggtcaccaccagtgatgctggtaacgcgttactctaatctgaccactttttttagtaacgagtaatctaacgcgttaatctttccaaatcagtaatcagattaaagttacttctccaagtcactgtgcgttactattatttttgcattgtgggtcgatgtgggcaggaggtcggggttcgactgaactgcccactttaagcgagctgtgagcttttcatccgtgatcttctgcagcagctacaactcgtcctcacctcttaaagcacggtgacaacagcacacatgcactgagctttacaaagacatttttatgcttttttttctccgagccgctccgtatctgctcgttaaaaacagctgatcctccacaacGCGTcagcaactaacactattttccactcaaatgcacctaaactctctttctgaggaccacatgatgtgaaaacgcaataaaactttcttacctctaaatctggtcatgttttctgcataaataaatgttatccattctttgtgctcaaacgccaaagcaggggcgaatccagatggaatgggggcgtggggcaacgatgtgccccccccacacacacacacaacacccctagattaaaggtacagttttgaagttgtttttttactacaactactaatactacttaataatttcgacaagtaaaatgtttagagagaatttaaatgttagaatgaatttaatagttacatttataaacaatgtaggttagacattgcaagttttactgttacagtgctgtcaacagttaaatatcaggtcaagaaagaggtctttattttactttttataaaacaagtatttattttcattgaagtcaagaaagggtgactataaagtgagttttggcaaaacaggtatcattgtcatgttgaggtggcagagggttgttgtcagcagctggggaaagtaactaaaaaagtaactagtaatctgacttagttacttttccaattgagtaatcagtaaagtaactaagttactttttcaaggagtaatcagtaattggattactttttcaaagtaactgtggcaacaccacagcagatctgaggtggatctgcatgtcgatttggcacaagttttacaccggatgcccttcctgatgcaactccacattatatggacaaagcaggggtggagtttgaaccgggaaccttccgcactgaaaccaaacacacTAATCACTTGTCACAGTGATTATAgctatatacgcacacacacacaacaaaaattaaaAGATCATAAGTAGACAGTAATACTGCTATTTAAAAAAGCACCACAAGAGGTCACCAGCACCCTAATTGGTCAACATGAATAAAAGGCTAATCCCACATTTGTATGTAAATAAattgacaataaactacaatataGACATCATACATATAAAATCTTATGTCAGAATGTCCACACACTGGAGTGGTCTGGCACTTTGGAATATCAACACTTTCCACAATTGCATTTTTACTCTTAaacagtctggttttaaatccaTACACATTATTTCTCATCATTTCACCAAAAGATGGTATAGTGACAAATTAACAAACATTTCACTTGCACTGGATGTTTTATGATTGGATAACAGTCTACGCAGTGAATTATTGTGGCAAATCAGACCTTATTCATAACAGTAACAAGTCTTGAACCAAAGAGAATACATTGAGGTACAATATGACCTCAACAACATTGGAACGCTTGAAATTTCCTGAGTAATAAATTTGTTTGGGCTTAAATTTTCCTTAACTGCTTTGTACAGTAACTATTTGTAAATCCATCAAATTCTAGCCATACATGAAGGTATTTCATTCTTGTTACAAACTGTTTAACTAAAGTGTAGGATCCAATGTTTTGACCCCTTTTGGCTTCAGAGTTAGACACATAGATTTAgtgtaaataaatacaatgtCATGTTGTAGACTAAAATCTTCACGTATCGATAATTGTTGTATAGCAGAATGTTATgagtcggacgcggtcggagcaccgacccagcgtttgacaggacccagcacgaaataagcagagcacggttcaaaagacaacagaatttaataatcataatgagtgcagtgataaacaaccaaaaatgtccgcggtctggtgaggtgaaaacacggcgcgctctcggcagcgcaaacggtccaggagccacagcagttcggacccagggaccccgccgacaccccccaggtggccgcaacaaaccgagtctgtgaagaaagaaaacatgaggtgagtccaacactctccacccagagagacacagctcaaaaggtgcacacaatcagcaaacacttcctggcttaaatatatatcagcttctcaccctgcaggcacggaacaactcagttcaaatctccactgcagcagaagctgattagacaattagcataacgtgacagctcactaacacaaggtgtgagggacaccaaatccactgtcattacttcataaaagtcaccaaaaccaaattacctcaggaagtgtgctgaagagcgtgagacctcacccaatcctccttcacagactgtggcgtcaaacctggagcggtctctgcgtccgtgatggtgagattgttctcctgacgtcgatctcacaagatcgagtctctggcaatcacacactgtgcattcaaggtttaagtgcagcaatctctgattaagacataatacaccacagctgtgagtcctgatgacctgcacgtgaaaacaagcctcaggtgttcagggtgaggtcctaatgctcagccactcagtcctgaatgcataccacctggtgggagaaacagaaaaaaaaaaaccaagccagccaaacaccccagcccacaacacagaaCTTGATAAACTTAACAAAAATAATCTGCATAAAAAAAGATTCAATCTTCTACTATCCAATGAGCCACCAAGTTCAGTCATATTTAACAATATGCTCAAATCATTCACATAAATATTGAAAAGTCTGTAACCTCTAGTTAAATGCATGTTTGGAATCCTCCACAACTTTTCTCAGTACAGTAAGAAAATATGTAAAGCCTTTATCGGAGTTAAagagtacacacatgcacacccttTTCTTTTACAAGATGAAATGATTTGTCATTGTGTGCTTGGACTTTGCCCCGGTGGCGATTTGAGGTGGACGGCTTCACGTCACATAAAAGGAGCAGCAGCGGACGGCTGCAGCTGTGCGTCTACACTCCAGGACACGGTAAGATCACATCAAATACAACTGCAAACTCAGGTGCATGCTGCATGTCTACAGATGGTAATTTTCCAATTCTGATCTTCAGACTGGATATTTGTAAATGTTACTAAAATACCCTTTTAACACAAACACCCTCTTTTTAAACTGTAATGAATAAACACTTTCAATCATTTGAAAATATACTTCTTACTGGATTTTAGGGACCTGAGGTTTTACAATGTACGGACACAATCAAGGTAAAAGAAAAGCAAGAAAAAAcacttttattttgtgttttttgttaccTAAAGTTTCTCAAATTGCACATTATTATGCTGCTCCCCTTGTATTACACTAGGAAACCAGTATTCACCTGGAGGATGCCCTCAGTATCCACCAGGCATGGCCCCACCACCCACCTGCCCTCCGGGGCCACATGGAGGCCACGGACCTGGGCCGGTTTGCGGACAAGGACCTGGGCCGGGTTGCGGACAAGGACCTGGGCATGGAGGTGACTGTGGCCACGGTCACGGTCATGGCCACGGCCACAAGCATGGCCACGGCCACGAGCATGGCCACGGACACGGTGGTGGCTGTGGGCACGGCTATGGGCATGGCCATGGGCACAAGCACAAGCACAAGCATGGGCACAAGCATGGACACTGTCACAAGAAAGAAAAGGACTGTCACGGGGTAAGACTCAGTCATTTTCTCTAAACATGAGATAAATTGTCATAACAAATTGGAACAATCACAGCAATGTTGGATTGTGGATCATGTCCAcattgtggtgtgtgtggtgtttctCCTCACTGCAGTCCTCCAGCAGCTCCTGCAGCAGTGACTCTGACTAAATGAATAAAACTGGTGGAAAAGTTCATCCTCCTGCTGAAGAAATTCACCACTGTTCTACTCACATTTTTGGATGTTAACATGAAATCCTTAAAAACATCTTTTAACAGGTGGATGCATATTTCTGATTAAAAGCTATTAAACTGAATGATTAAACAGGGTGTTGTTTGTCTTTATTGATTTGCATCAGTGCCCTCATTGAGGTCAAACATTTATTGACTCGGGCGAGGCTGTTGTGCACCTTTGCTCGGGCACACCTTGGACCGACCCGGCGTGCACTCACTCTAATCTGATCTGGACAAGCTGTTCAACCAAACACAAGCTCATGCTGATTTGTATACTTTATaaaacacttttttgttgttctgtaaaaaaaaaaaaaaaaaaaaaaaaaaatcaatatataaaaaaaatataaactcaacaagAGTGACATCTTTCAAAACAGGGATATCTCACCTATTTAATCCTATTTTATAGCTTCACTTCATTATTTAAAATGGCATCTAACAGACATTTGAGTGGTTATCAGCGGGTTCTATTGTATTATTCTTTATCACCCCTTAATATGGTTCAGTGACGCCTTTTTAGATTTGATGTTTAGTTCAAtttggtttatttatatagcataaaatcaaaacataaggtgcttcacaagggtcaGGTCTAACCGTAACCCTCCAGAGAAAGCACGTACAGGGCATCCAGAAAGGATTCACAGAGCCTCACTGTTTCCACAtgctgttatgttacagcctttattCACCACATGGGGGCAGCAGCAATTATCTCAACTACTTCTGGGTGTCACATTTTTCACAAGTCAACAT
Proteins encoded in this region:
- the LOC117525056 gene encoding uncharacterized protein LOC117525056, coding for MFGILHNFSQYSKKICKAFIGVKEYTHAHPFLLQDEMICHCVLGLCPGGDLRWTASRHIKGAAADGCSCASTLQDTGPEVLQCTDTIKETSIHLEDALSIHQAWPHHPPALRGHMEATDLGRFADKDLGRVADKDLGMEVTVATVTVMATATSMATATSMATDTVVAVGTAMGMAMGTSTSTSMGTSMDTVTRKKRTVTGPPAAPAAVTLTK